The Achromobacter spanius genome includes the window ATCAGCCCGGGCGTGCGTTGCGTGTGCATCCAGTTGGCGGCGTGCGGCACCAGCAGGCTGAGCGCGGTGTCGAACAAGGTCACGTCCACGCGCTGGCCCTGGCCCGTCCGCGCGCGGTGGTATAGCGCCAGCAGAATGCCCGACTGCGCGGTGTATCCCGTCAGGTGGTCGACGATGGGAATGCCGATGCGGGTGGGGCCGCTGGCCGCGTCGCCGTTGACGCTCATCAGCCCGCACATGGCTTGCAGGATGGCGTCGTAGCCGGGCAGGCCGCCCAGCGGACCGTCTTCGCCAAAGCCCGAGATGGCGCAGTAAATCAGTTGCGGAAAGCGCGGCTTCAAATCGGCTTCGTAGTCCAGCCCCCACTTGGCCATCGTGCCGGGGATGAAGTTCTCGACCAGCACGTCGGCCTGTTCCAGCAAGCGCAGCAACACCTCGCGGCCACCTGGCAAGGACAGATCCAGCCCGATGGCGCGCTTGCCCCGGTTCACCGCCGTGAAGTAGGCGGCGTCGCCGTCCGCATTGACGGGCGGGCCCAAGGCGCGCGTTTCATCGCCGGCGGGCGGCTCGACCTTGATGACGCTGGCGCCCTGATCAGACAGCATCTGGGTGCATAGCGGCCCGGCCAGCACCCGGGACAGATCAATCACCCGTATGCCGTCAAGCGCGCCGGCGGCGCGGGCAGGCGGGGCGTGTGCAGCGTGCTCCGATGAACCAGACATCATTGACCTCGTTGTGGTCATGTCCAACGCACGGGCGGTGATCCGCCAGCGCGCGATCATGGCAAGCAGCGGCGGCCGGTCAGCCGTCGGGAATCAGGCTGCGGGGGCGTTCGATGCGTTCGATGCATGCGATGCGCCCACGCAACCCACGCGTCATCCGCGGGTGGGCAATTCAACCACGCCCGTGCCCAGTACGGACAGCTCGTCGTCCTGGTTGCGCGCTTCCTGTTCGATTTCAACCAGATGCCGGCCGTCTTCCACGTACTTGCGCGTGACGCGGCCCTTGAAGAACAGCATGTCGCCTTCCGGGTTGTGGCGGCGGATCTTGCACA containing:
- a CDS encoding CaiB/BaiF CoA transferase family protein; this translates as MMSGSSEHAAHAPPARAAGALDGIRVIDLSRVLAGPLCTQMLSDQGASVIKVEPPAGDETRALGPPVNADGDAAYFTAVNRGKRAIGLDLSLPGGREVLLRLLEQADVLVENFIPGTMAKWGLDYEADLKPRFPQLIYCAISGFGEDGPLGGLPGYDAILQAMCGLMSVNGDAASGPTRIGIPIVDHLTGYTAQSGILLALYHRARTGQGQRVDVTLFDTALSLLVPHAANWMHTQRTPGLMGSAHPNIAPYDRFACRDGDIFLGVVNDRQFKKFCEYIGLAPLLEDERYTSNRQRLQHRDALREAIEGALRDRAREAVCHDLMRLGVPVGPVNSVPEAFEQAHTAHRGMRIDRDGYHGIGPATRLAEAPPRVGRLPPAFAQHTDEVLREAGLDDTRIASLREQGVLPPRRPPPKP